In Phycodurus eques isolate BA_2022a chromosome 10, UOR_Pequ_1.1, whole genome shotgun sequence, a genomic segment contains:
- the LOC133409311 gene encoding E3 ubiquitin-protein ligase MARCHF9-like, which yields MRGVIGGCSWPQLTRSRRGEEEDEQKAHRGPAGDKVKHLQQEDDASLESLTESGLRTPQCRICFQGPDKGELLSPCRCDGSVRFSHQSCLIRWIGETGSWRCELCRFKYRVFSICTKNPLQWQSISLNLIEKIQISAIILGTLFLTASFGWLMWSIVSPYAEFQHQDYIFKILYGLYIFMDFVCIGLLIQQGPAVYRIIRRWHTMNQKWKVLNYEKKKDLTSCDSKGAGGEENTREVTQNGQEPRRRLRSCLTLYVGNTVLRILNRLRPNNLTANHEEVMRATTV from the exons ATGAGGGGGGTCATCGGAGGCTGTTCTTGGCCGCAGCTCACTCGCTCTCGtcggggagaggaggaggatgagcaGAAAGCTCACCGGGGGCCTGCAGGCGATAAAGTTAAGCACCTGCAGCAGGAGGACGATGCCTCCCTCGAAAGTCTTACAGAAAGTGGACTGCGCACCCCGCAGTGCCGGATCTGCTTCCAGGGCCCAGACAAG GGAGAGCTGTTGAGCCCCTGCCGCTGTGATGGTTCTGTCCGCTTCTCTCACCAGTCTTGCCTTATCCGCTGGATCGGGGAAACGGGCTCCTGGCGCTGTGAGCTCTGCCGCTTCAAGTACCGGGTATTTTCCATTTGCACCAAGAACCCACTGCAG TGGCAATCTATCTCGCTGAACTTGATTGAAAAGATACAGATTTCAGCCATCATCCTGGGCACTCTGTTCCTCACAGCCAGTTTTGGTTGGCTTATGTGGTCAATTGTCAGCCCCTACGCAGAATTCCAGCACCAGGATTATATCTTTAAGATATTATATGGCCTGTACATCTTCATGGATTTCGTTTGCATAG GACTTCTAATCCAACAAGGACCGGCTGTTTACCGGATCATAAGGCGCTGGCATACAATGAACCAGAAGTGGAAAGTGCTGAAttatgagaaaaagaaagacttGACCAGTTGTGACAGCAAAGGTGCTGGTGGTGAGGAAAACACCAGAGAGGTCACACAGAACGGACAGGAACCGAGGCGACGTTTAAGGTCTTGCCTTACTCTTTATGTTGGCAATACTGTTCTGCGAATCCTGAACAGGCTAAGACCCAACAACCTTACCGCCAACCATGAGGAGGTCATGAGGGCAACCACTGTATAG